Genomic window (Streptomyces sp. NBC_01431):
AAGATCGCCGAGACCTTCGAGCACCGCCCCTTCCCCGGCGGCCTCACCTACTCCGGGCACCCGCTGGCCTGTGCCGCGGCCGTCGCCACCATCAACGTGATGGAGGAGGAGGGCATCGTCGAGCAGGCCGCCCGCATCGGCGCGACCGTCCTGGAGCCGGGCCTGCGCGAGATCGCCGAGCGGCACCCCTCGGTCGGCGAGGTGCGCGGCAGCGGCGTGTTCTGGGCCCTGGAGCTCGTACGCAGCAAGGAGACGCGCGAGCCGCTCGTCCCGTACAACGCGAGCGGCGCGGACAACGCGCCGATGGCCGCGTTCGGCGCCGCGTGCAAGAAGAACGGCCTGTGGCCGTTCATCAACATGAACCGCACCCACGTCGTGCCGCCGTGCAACATCACCGAGGCGGAGGCCAAGGAAGGCCTCGCGGTCCTGGACGAGGCGCTCACCGTCGCGGACGAGCACACCGTCTGACCACCTCCGCCGGGGGGAAATGGGCGCTCTCCTTTGTCCGGTTTCCGGGCACCCCATAGGGTGGCCCGGAGCCCGAGGAGGGGAGCGAGCCATGCCCGCGAGCGGAGCGGTCACCCGCAGCACTCTTCGGCAACAGATCGCGGACGCGCTGCGTGACGAAGTACTCGCAGGGCGTATGCAGCCCGGGGTGGAATTCACGGTCAAGCAGATAGCGGAGCAGTACGGCGTCTCCGCGACGCCCGTGCGGGAGGCGCTGGTCGACCTCTGCGCGCAGGGCCTGCTCGACTCCGACCAGCACCGCGGCTTCCGCGTGCGGGTGTTCTCGGTCGGGGACTACAAGGGGATGGTCGAGGCGCGGGCGCTGGTGGTCGACGGGATCTTCCGCCGCGCCGCGGTCCCCGGCTCGCTCGAACCGTACGGGCCGGCCCTCGTGTCCGTACGCCGCCGCGGCGAGGAGGCCGCGCGGGCCGCCCGCGGCCGTGACCTGAACATCCTGGTCGGCTACGACCTGCGGTTCTGGCGGGAGCTGTGCGCGCTGGCCGGGAACACGTACATCTCCGACTT
Coding sequences:
- a CDS encoding GntR family transcriptional regulator: MPASGAVTRSTLRQQIADALRDEVLAGRMQPGVEFTVKQIAEQYGVSATPVREALVDLCAQGLLDSDQHRGFRVRVFSVGDYKGMVEARALVVDGIFRRAAVPGSLEPYGPALVSVRRRGEEAARAARGRDLNILVGYDLRFWRELCALAGNTYISDFLHRLRMQSWVFAVPYLRDHAELSDWLWTGHDEVVDALGRGDFELARALINAYNDDSLAWAERLPR